One part of the Pirellulales bacterium genome encodes these proteins:
- a CDS encoding CPXCG motif-containing cysteine-rich protein: protein MKDEASYVCESCGEEIVVPIDISAGDEQEYVEDCPVCCCPNVIHIELDEYGDVRVWAQRE from the coding sequence ATGAAGGACGAAGCCAGCTACGTCTGCGAGTCCTGTGGTGAGGAGATCGTCGTACCGATCGACATCTCCGCGGGCGACGAGCAGGAGTACGTGGAGGATTGTCCGGTGTGCTGCTGCCCGAACGTCATCCACATCGAGCTTGACGAGTACGGCGACGTGCGAGTTTGGGCGCAAAGGGAGTGA